A part of Solicola gregarius genomic DNA contains:
- a CDS encoding sugar ABC transporter ATP-binding protein has product MTNEARATLVLRDVAKSFGAVAALRSATLVVHPGTIHALVGENGAGKSTLVKIVAGVHRRDGGEFRFQGDDVDFDSTAESKAAGIAVIYQEPTLFPDLSVTENIFMGRMPHGRWRRIDRHAMVAEAEAIFARLGVDIDPRRPAQGLSIADQQIIEIAKAISLDASLLIMDEPTAALSGVEVDRLFAVARSLRDEGRALVFISHRFDEVFELCDTVTVLRDGAYIDTLAVDETSADEMVALMVGREVGDLYPKTPAEFGDVVLDVSELSSRGVFRDVSFQVRAGEIVGLAGLVGAGRSEIARAVFGIDSYDSGRVRLAGKDVPRSNPRSAIAAGMALVPEDRRQQGLVTESSVTRNIAGVIRRQFARAGVLTTGMENTAARPWASKLEVKTGALDMAATTMSGGNQQKVVIAKWLATEPTLLIIDEPTRGIDVGTKAEVHRLLSELAGQGMAILMISSELPEVLGMADRVVVVCEGEITAEIDRSDATPENVMHAATHVHGHEAGASTTDSLQEGARA; this is encoded by the coding sequence ATGACGAACGAGGCGAGAGCCACGCTGGTCCTGCGCGACGTCGCGAAGTCGTTCGGGGCGGTCGCCGCACTCCGCTCGGCGACGTTGGTGGTGCACCCGGGCACGATCCACGCGCTCGTCGGCGAGAACGGCGCGGGCAAGTCCACCCTGGTCAAGATCGTGGCGGGTGTCCACCGGCGTGACGGTGGCGAGTTCAGGTTCCAGGGCGACGATGTCGACTTCGACTCGACCGCGGAGTCGAAGGCCGCCGGAATCGCGGTCATCTACCAGGAGCCGACGCTGTTCCCCGATCTGTCGGTGACCGAGAACATCTTCATGGGCCGGATGCCGCACGGACGCTGGCGTCGCATCGACCGGCACGCGATGGTCGCGGAGGCAGAGGCGATCTTCGCGCGGCTCGGCGTCGACATCGATCCGCGGCGTCCCGCCCAGGGCCTGTCGATCGCCGACCAGCAGATCATCGAGATCGCCAAGGCCATCTCGCTCGACGCGTCGCTGCTGATCATGGACGAGCCGACGGCGGCCCTGTCCGGCGTCGAGGTCGATCGTCTCTTCGCGGTTGCGAGAAGCCTGCGCGACGAAGGGCGGGCGCTCGTCTTCATCAGTCACCGGTTCGACGAGGTCTTCGAGCTGTGCGACACGGTCACGGTGCTGCGCGACGGCGCGTACATCGACACCCTCGCCGTCGACGAGACCAGCGCGGACGAAATGGTCGCGCTGATGGTCGGTCGTGAGGTGGGCGACCTCTACCCCAAGACTCCTGCGGAGTTCGGCGACGTCGTACTCGACGTTTCGGAGCTGAGCTCCCGAGGCGTGTTCCGAGACGTCAGCTTCCAGGTACGCGCCGGAGAGATCGTCGGGCTCGCGGGTCTTGTCGGCGCGGGACGCAGCGAGATCGCGCGTGCGGTTTTCGGCATCGACTCGTACGACAGCGGGCGGGTGCGCCTGGCCGGCAAGGATGTGCCGCGGTCGAATCCCCGGTCGGCCATCGCGGCCGGCATGGCACTCGTGCCCGAGGATCGTCGCCAACAGGGCCTTGTGACCGAGAGCTCGGTGACCCGCAACATCGCCGGGGTGATCCGGCGCCAGTTCGCGCGGGCCGGTGTGCTGACGACCGGTATGGAGAACACTGCGGCTCGCCCGTGGGCTTCGAAGCTCGAGGTGAAGACCGGCGCGCTCGACATGGCGGCGACCACGATGAGCGGCGGCAACCAGCAGAAGGTCGTCATCGCCAAGTGGCTGGCGACCGAGCCGACCCTGCTGATCATCGACGAACCGACCCGCGGCATCGACGTGGGTACGAAGGCCGAGGTGCACCGGCTGCTGTCGGAGCTCGCCGGTCAGGGCATGGCGATCCTGATGATCTCGTCGGAGCTGCCGGAGGTGCTCGGGATGGCCGACCGGGTCGTCGTGGTGTGCGAGGGCGAGATCACGGCCGAGATCGACCGGTCGGACGCGACTCCGGAGAATGTCATGCACGCCGCCACCCATGTGCACGGCCACGAGGCCGGTGCCAGCACGACGGACTCGTTGCAGGAAGGCGCCCGCGCATGA
- a CDS encoding ABC transporter permease, which yields MSETLVKPSEASPLQRAVGGALRSREIAVFAVLVVLIVVATVKSNSFLFGGDGWRDLLVTPAILLVLAAGQTMVIVTRNVDLSVGSTLGLTAYLTGRLFVDQPSLPIVVVFLIGIAFGGLLGLVNGILVAGFRVPALVITLGTLYIYRGVFLEWAGSDRINPSDMPSGFLSLGTKQILTIPVLTIIALLVIAAVGYYLHTARGGREMYAIGSDPDAATLYGLAVTKRVVWAFVICGALAGLAGVFYAARYGTISSGAGRNLELEAVAAAVIGGVAIFGGSGTVWGAAIGAFLLVTIDRVLPILGIPDFWQRAVVGALIIGAIVLDRVLSARQERALIEARDR from the coding sequence ATGAGCGAGACCCTCGTCAAGCCGTCGGAGGCATCACCGTTGCAGCGCGCGGTCGGCGGCGCATTGCGCTCGCGCGAGATCGCGGTGTTCGCCGTGCTCGTGGTGCTGATCGTGGTCGCAACGGTCAAGAGCAACAGCTTCCTGTTCGGCGGAGACGGCTGGCGGGACCTCCTCGTCACGCCGGCGATCCTGCTGGTGCTGGCCGCGGGACAGACGATGGTGATCGTCACCCGCAACGTCGACCTGTCGGTCGGCTCGACGCTGGGCCTCACCGCGTACCTCACCGGTCGGCTGTTCGTCGACCAGCCGAGTCTGCCGATCGTCGTGGTGTTCCTGATCGGCATCGCCTTCGGCGGCCTGCTCGGACTCGTGAACGGCATTCTGGTCGCCGGGTTCCGCGTGCCGGCGCTGGTCATCACACTCGGCACCCTCTACATCTACCGCGGCGTGTTCCTGGAGTGGGCCGGCAGCGACCGGATCAACCCGTCCGACATGCCCAGTGGGTTCCTGAGCCTCGGTACGAAGCAGATTCTCACCATCCCCGTTCTGACGATCATCGCGTTGCTCGTGATTGCGGCCGTCGGCTACTACCTCCACACCGCGCGCGGCGGACGCGAGATGTACGCGATCGGTTCCGACCCGGACGCCGCGACCCTGTACGGCCTCGCAGTGACCAAGCGGGTGGTCTGGGCGTTCGTCATCTGCGGCGCCCTCGCCGGGCTTGCCGGGGTGTTCTACGCCGCGCGCTACGGCACGATCAGCTCGGGCGCCGGCCGCAACCTCGAGCTCGAGGCGGTCGCCGCGGCGGTGATCGGGGGTGTCGCCATCTTCGGTGGCAGCGGCACGGTTTGGGGCGCGGCGATCGGCGCGTTCCTGCTCGTCACGATCGACCGGGTGCTCCCGATCCTCGGCATCCCCGACTTCTGGCAACGCGCGGTCGTCGGAGCGCTGATCATCGGCGCCATCGTGCTCGACCGGGTGCTCTCGGCAAGACAGGAACGAGCGTTGATCGAGGCGAGGGACCGATGA